CTATACGGTAGAAACCAACTGCCCTTGGGCTAGTGGCACTTGAAAGATAACTCCAATACGGTGAACCCGCAGTTCAATCCCCGTTGATCACCAGAATTTAATATTGCACTTCTGGGGCCCACAGAATAGTCGGTTGACCTCGATCGCCGGACACTGTGgtaaaatcaaaaaagaaactATATGGTAGAATAATAGGATGATGGTTTAGATGGACACAAATAGAGCGTTTATACCGTGTTTATACGGCCGTTTATACCCTCacaatttataaactatattttaaagaaaattttagtaaaaaattataatttactcatttgattttttttatttcatttgatCGCaccagtttatttttttttcaatattccataaatagttataatgtataattttagttatgtttgctatatatattttattatttacatataacttatatatttattttatttaatactataatatttatttagaatataACTATCGTATATACTACGTCTGTACCATACAGTAAACAACTGTCCGGTTAGCATATTTTAAAACACTGGTATTTACATAtatctttccttttgttttttaacaCATCCTTTTTCCTTTATTCTCtttctcttatttttattttagataacattccatattaatatattctaaCAAGATTTTATGAAGCTTTTAAAACCTCAAGAGATTTCATTACCTTTTTTAATATTCCAGCTAATTattgtaataatttaatttaagggaataataatattttatcttcttaataaaatattaatattattttatatagtttattagCATATTTGACCTCAATTGTTTTGCATTCATATCACGAGTCTTTTGCATTcgattagttttaaatttttaattgccCTCGTTTAACCCAAAAATTttaagaacatttttttttgtcacacacacgtttaatttaaaaaaacgttAAAACCACATAATTCTAGATATTATAATCGctttatatatcaaaccaaCCACGAGAGCAGACCAGCGGGTGAACTCCAGAAAAATCTTTACCCGACAACCGAAGtcgcacccgaacccgatccgaaaaactcGAACataaatccgaaccgaagtaacaAAATATCCGAACAGGTATTaagttaggagagattggatatccgaacccgaatagatatccgaaaataaccaaacatatatatatttacctttatatttctagtttacatctcttattttttaaaaaatatttatattgatgttacaCATACTTTATGatcataagtatatatataattatggagaaaattatttgatattcatttaaaatgcatgtcaaattttttgtttcatgtattaacaaaagttacattcaaaatttaaaaacaatacccaaattaatatctctttgtttttaaatattatctcCACACCTATTAATCATCCAAtctatgaaaaataaaaaaatcaattaagtgaaatctatatttttaaatacaagaaacttaaaaaatgaaaaaaactaatttttttcttttaaaatctatatatccgaacccgattcaaaataaccgaacccgaactaaaaatatccaaacccgacccAAAGTATAGAAATTCTCGAACGGGTCCTCTatcctctataccgaaatatctcaaaaatccgaaatatccGATCCGAACCTAAATGGTTATCCGAACGCCCGGCCTACTCTGTCTTGTCGATTTGTCAAAGTCCGTCTTTCTCAAGGCTTCGAGACAGATTCGTAACTTCTCAGTGTTTTTCCTCTTAATCTTCACactatttgattttctttttgccTCTAAACTCGACACGTGGACTATCCGCCACTTAGTTTTCATCAAGTAGCTATTAGCTCAGGGTCCGCTTACGTTCTCAGATCAACTCTCCGACGGTTGCATAGGTGATCGCTCATTGCCTTTTTCCGGTGAAGTAATTAGCGATTGAATCAAAGCTACTTCAGTGACTAGCGACGAGATCTAAGTAAATTAGGATTGATAATAGTGTTCAAAGGATGCAGACTATCTCTAGGGTTCTACAAGAAGGTAAAGAGAACGGAATCTTGGTTAGGACAGGACAGTATAACTCGTTTAGACCCAAACTGCTTCTTCTCCTAGGTCTTTTTCTTGCTGTTGTTGTCACTATCTTCATCATTAGTGTCTCTACGATCAAGTACACTGAACTACAAAGTGTAGTAACCACGGTCACTTCCACCTTTGTCCCATGCCGTGAGGATGAGTCCAACAGTTTGATACAACCTCCTGGGGTTCTGATGCACAACATGAGCGATGAAGAGCTTCTTTGGCGTGCCTCTTTCTGGGCTCGGAGAAAAGGATATCCTTTTAAAAGGGTTCCAAAGATCGCGTTTATGTTCTTGACCAAAGGCCCCTTGCCACTTGCTTCGCTTTGGGAGAGGTTCTTGAAGGGTCACAAGGGGCTTTACTCTGTTTACGTTCATCCGGATCCGTCTTTTAATGCCAAGTTTCCAGCTGATTCTGTTTTCCACAAGAGGCAGATACCAAGTCAGGTACGGTTCTTATGAGTCTCTTTCTGTTGGTTGGTCGAGTGATTAGTTAGGACAGATCCTGAGATTTTGAGAGCTATAGACGGGTTTAATAAAGATTTCAATAGTTGAGGTATTCTGGGGCTGCGGTGAATGTTTCGTCAGGCTTGGCCCAGGACCCGATCACTTGGGATTACTAATCACATAGAGTATCAGAAAACGTTACTCTTGAATTAGACTTGTGTGTCTTTAGTAACTCTTGGTTATGTATTTGATTTGGTTGTAACTTGAATGTGTGTACATCAATGAGCAGGTTGCAGAATGGGGGAGAATGACCATGTGCGATGCAGAGAAGCGGCTCCTCGCCAACGCGCTTCTCGATATCTCCAACGAATGGTTTGTTCTAGTCTCAGAGTCGTGCATTCCACTCTACAACTTCACAACGATCTACACCTACTTAAGCCAATCAAAACACAGCTTCATCGGTGCTGTTGACGACCCTGGACCCTTCGGTCGAGGCCGGTACAACGAGAAGATGGAGCCTGAAGTTCCCATCACCAAATGGCGAAAAGGGCCACAATGGTTTGAGGTAGACCGGGACCTGGCAGCTACCATTGTCAAAGACACATTGTATCACCATAAATTCAGAGAGTTTTGTAGACCCGCTTGCTATTCAGACGAGCATTATTTCCCTACGATGCTGACTATTGAGAAACCGACGGCGTTGGCTAACAGGAGCGTGACGTGGACGGACTGGTCTAGAGGCGGGCCCCACCCGGCTACGTTTGGGAGATCGGATATTACAGAGGAGTTCTTTGGAAAGATCTTTGATGGAGAGAACTGCAGTTACAATGGTCGTAACACTTCCATGTGTTATCTTTTTGCGAGGAAGTTTGCTCCTAGTGCATTGGAGCCGCTGCTTCACATTGCTCCCAAGATTATGGGGTTTTGAGTTAGTATAGTAGTGTCTATGAACTGAAATCAAATAGAGATCATGATACGGATTATATGATAGATTATAAGCcaatatcattttattttgtttgtttacacAAGTTTGGAATAAACGAGATATtataagagagagagaacgtTGCACAACAGGATCTTATAACTTTCGACGTCAAAGGAAAACTATGTATAGCTCAATTTTGTTGGTTCCTAACGTTAAGCCTGATGCTTAAATTGGATAAGAAACTATAGGGTTAGGTCATAAGACTAGTAGTAATTTGGTTACCGACCAAGGTTTTTGTTTGAATACTGAAACACTACTACAGCACAAGTGGCAATGGGAACATAACACGGACACAGGTGTGTAAACACATTTTTAACACATTCACTCtcttttcctttattttcttgttgttatttttttttttagataaaattccATATTCAAATATTctaataagattttattaaattttatagaaCTCAAAGAAATTTTCATTACCATTTTTAATATTCTAACGAATTAGTTTAATCATTTTAGTATATGAAAAATTAATCTGAGCTTATTAAACATTCTGTGGTTTTAAGggaatatttatattatattttatttaataaatattaatattatatataaatggtaaacaatactaatatatttttctttttgcacAGTTTTTTAAAGCtgattatgatattacaattataaatcatattaaatAGATGATTCCATAACCGATAATATTATTTCTGAGGATTCATGTTTAAATGCATTATCTCAACCGTCTTATAAAAATTTGACCATGTTTATTTGCACAATGCTAAAAAAAGTCTGTAAGCATTCTCACCGATAATGTGTCTACTTGTTTAATAATCCGGAACTGGAAAAAAGAGAGCTTACCCACTGTTTAGTAGCCTGTTTGACCTCAATTGTTTTTGCATCAACATATCGCCACGAGTCTTCTGCATTCATTATTCGATTATTTTTAGTTGCCCTCGTTTAACTCAAAAACTTTATACTAGAGATTGATATACAGGCTCTTTATAATGTTCAAAGGCTGCAGACTATAGTGTTCAAATTGATACTTAAAGATTGATATAGAGGCTCTCTATAGTGTTCAAAGGATGCAGTCTATGGTTGTACAGTTGGAAGAAGGGAAAGAGAACGGAATCTCGGTTAGGACAGAACAGTATAAGTCATTTAGACCGCAACTGCTTCTTGTCCTAGGTCTTTTTCTTGCTGGTGTTGTTACTATCTTCATCGTTAGTACAAACAAGTATACTGGACTACAAAGTGTAGTAACCACAGTCACTTCAAGCTTTGTCCCACGCCGCGAGGAGGAGCCTGACGGTTTAAGTAAATGGATACAACCTCATGCGGTTCTGATGCATAACATGAGCGATGAAGAGCTTCTTTGGCGTGCCTCTTTCTGGCCTCGG
The window above is part of the Brassica napus cultivar Da-Ae chromosome C3, Da-Ae, whole genome shotgun sequence genome. Proteins encoded here:
- the LOC106358522 gene encoding glycosyltransferase BC10-like; this translates as MQTISRVLQEGKENGILVRTGQYNSFRPKLLLLLGLFLAVVVTIFIISVSTIKYTELQSVVTTVTSTFVPCREDESNSLIQPPGVLMHNMSDEELLWRASFWARRKGYPFKRVPKIAFMFLTKGPLPLASLWERFLKGHKGLYSVYVHPDPSFNAKFPADSVFHKRQIPSQVAEWGRMTMCDAEKRLLANALLDISNEWFVLVSESCIPLYNFTTIYTYLSQSKHSFIGAVDDPGPFGRGRYNEKMEPEVPITKWRKGPQWFEVDRDLAATIVKDTLYHHKFREFCRPACYSDEHYFPTMLTIEKPTALANRSVTWTDWSRGGPHPATFGRSDITEEFFGKIFDGENCSYNGRNTSMCYLFARKFAPSALEPLLHIAPKIMGF